In Ctenopharyngodon idella isolate HZGC_01 chromosome 2, HZGC01, whole genome shotgun sequence, the following are encoded in one genomic region:
- the sall2 gene encoding sal-like protein 1 isoform X1, producing the protein MSRRKQKRPQHFFSPILNTSWLLQHEEQLAVKSLTSTLAKNSSCSSTYSTTQSCQSTLIPSPPIERLTTPSLTRPNHPIFNIPCQPIQFPLNLTESQLSHIPDIPSHSTNQTITTTAPTVLSTHNHTHSPMASPKLGVSATTTSSSSSSTAASLCVPPYPGSPSSMPQGPPSPVTPSSSPSTVPSAPACAPVSIAFILEELRVLQQRQIHQMQMTEEICRQVLRLGGGSCEVDSKPFILPSLPQLCLKSSDNNPRPSRPKSSPPPTSVAPLLACFSSLLPPQTTSKSSKHAHPLLNVLRPHKAQYDSGVVSPANFTNHTSAATSSSVSSPAASNYPLTLSLGLSSQKSSNTTGASGNSSLTFPNQSLPAAAVPSAPSQDTKLSGQGGTPVLSSGRMQHACRFCRKLFSSDSSLQIHLRSHTGERPYQCPVCFSRFTTRGNLKVHFLRHREQNPELSFSLFPCSLFASITGGSMGGSAQKQTITSTNTNAIQKHQKQQEDDLCGDSLEGTTASTRATTSSLPPSIDLALLTTAHSLLQLNRAAAAAAAAASTSTTSSITSSSSSSSLASTLLSSPASSTSSIAGVYKGVKQQCFDENTPPIPTLLPHSAYSQLANLPKIFFPASSTHHLPGHGFLRQTTPAGSFLPSPQQHIPFPFTASSTAPSISTPTSDTSKLQRLVEKLEKEPHSQSHWVSSIGETSTSSHSVASALSYSTSGLMSTSTFSTNVVTSLPSSTIQIPSSLFSKESPYLGLMNSAGTLAPNQCSVCLRVLSCPRALRLHQATHLGERPFPCKLCGRSFSTKGSLRAHLATHRARPPNSRAQNSCPLCQRKFTNALVLQHHIRMHLGGQLPPEDMPDTSTECDTLSHSQSIELSASEISPSMDVQLLHDDLQSVSDSRYTESLAVSTAPTVCPVTSSLPASFSSGRIPPFNLSPDPSLNPTPHSPPTFRPDPPELSLSVSSPVESAASLVPPATQSASATTGPSATNELSFELSSNTASLEDKKMSALMKASPQRDDCELSENISLSPISCSGSRSNLEDLLGIQAQNASRIPRPHSASTPPSLLALRSESVSSHTVRLEEPDQSLVQTSKSIPQEEEKTDDKIHKTPKNGQRATPDLSINADMVSDTADKTNEDAAETEEPDIHVQKIIKETHSSSTAKDKVDLKDTTGTEMDKTDSTVCISMTPSLPPPMPEKKIYHCSECGKEYASRSGLKGHMKHHGGVVKAPRAPARTKGPERVSHHERSQTHHLATFLPPGHQ; encoded by the exons ATGTCACGCCGGAAACAAAAAAGACCTCAGCACTTTTTCAGCCCCATCCTCAACACTTCGTGGCTACTTCAACATG AGGAGCAGTTGGCAGTGAAGTCCCTCACCTCTACTCTTGCAAAGAACTCTTCCTGCTCTTCCACATACTCTACAACTCAAAGCTGTCAATCAACCTTAATCCCAAGTCCACCAATTGAGAGGCTCACAACACCTTCTCTGACCAGACCAAACCATCCTATCTTTAACATCCCCTGCCAGCCCATACAATTTCCCTTAAACCTAACAGAGTCTCAACTTTCCCATATCCCTGACATCCCATCCCATTCTACTAATCAGACTATCACTACCACTGCACCAACTGTGCTCTCTACCCACAACCACACTCACTCACCCATGGCTTCTCCAAAGTTAGGTGTGTCAGCAACCACAACCTCTTCTTCATCCTCCTCCACTGCTGCTTCTCTCTGTGTGCCTCCATATCCTGGAAGCCCCAGTTCTATGCCTCAGGGTCCCCCAAGTCCAGTTACACCCTCTTCCAGCCCAAGCACAGTCCCTTCAGCCCCAGCATGTGCACCCGTCAGTATTGCTTTCATCTTGGAGGAGCTACGTGTGCTGCAGCAGAGGCAAATCCATCAAATGCAGATGACTGAGGAAATCTGTCGGCAAGTATTGAGACTGGGAGGAGGATCTTGTGAAGTGGATTCAAAGCCTTTCATACTACCATCGCTGCCACAGCTCTGTTTAAAAAGTTCTGATAACAACCCCAGACCCTCACGACCAAAGTCATCACCTCCCCCTACCTCTGTGGCCCCTCTTTTGGCCTGTTTCTCATCCCTGCTACCCCCTCAGACCACCTCTAAGTCCTCTAAACATGCCCACCCTCTCTTGAATGTCTTGCGCCCCCATAAGGCACAATATGACAGTGGGGTAGTTTCTCCAGCAAACTTCACCAATCATACAAGTGCTGCCACATCCTCATCAGTATCCTCACCTGCTGCCTCAAACTATCCACTCACACTTTCCCTTGGCCTATCGTCGCAAAAATCCTCTAACACCACAGGAGCCAGTGGAAACAGTAGTCTTACCTTCCCAAACCAGTCTCTCCCAGCAGCTGCTGTCCCTTCTGCCCCCTCACAGGATACAAAACTCTCTGGTCAAGGAGGTACGCCTGTCTTATCATCTGGGCGCATGCAGCATGCATGCCGATTTTGCCGGAAACTCTTCAGCAGCGATTCATCCCTGCAAATACACTTGCGTTCACACACAGGGGAGCGTCCTTACCAGTGCCctgtatgtttcagtcgattCACCACACGAGGGAACCTCAAGGTCCACTTCTTGCGTCATCGTGAGCAAAACCCTGAACTCTCTTTTTCGTTGTTTCCCTGCTCACTTTTTGCGTCTATAACTGGGGGATCAATGGGAGGAtcagcacaaaaacaaacgaTCACCTCCACCAATACAAATGCTATTCAGAAGCATCAGAAACAACAAGAGGATGATCTGTGTGGTGACAGTCTTGAGGGCACTACTGCCTCAACACGTGCCACAACCTCATCTCTGCCTCCTAGTATTGATTTGGCTCTGCTGACCACTGCACACTCTCTCCTTCAACTCAACCGTGCTGCTGCGGCTGCGGCTGCTGCAGCCTCCACATCCACTACCTCCTCAATaacatcttcatcatcatcctcctctCTGGCCTCCACCCTTCTTTCATCTCCTGCCTCATCCACCTCCTCCATTGCTGGGGTATATAAAGGAGTGAAACAACAGTGCTTTGATGAGAACACCCCACCCATACCTACTCTGCTCCCCCATTCTGCTTACTCACAGCTTGCCAACTTACCCAAAATCTTCTTCCCAGCATCTTCCACTCACCATCTTCCAGGCCATGGGTTTCTCAGGCAGACAACTCCAGCCGGGTCATTCCTGCCATCCCCGCAACAACATATCCCGTTCCCATTCACAGCTTCATCCACTGCCCCTTCCATCTCCACCCCAACCTCGGACACATCAAAGCTGCAGAGACTGGTGGAAAAGTTAGAGAAAGAACCACATAGTCAATCACACTGGGTTTCATCCATTGGGGAGACTTCTACCAGCAGCCACAGTGTAGCAAGTGCATTAAGCTATAGCACCAGTGGTTTAATGAGCACAAGTACATTCAGTACAAATGTGGTCACCTCACTTCCATCATCTACAATCCAAATACCATCATCCCTCTTCAGCAAGGAGTCACCTTACCTGGGACTTATGAACTCTGCTGGGACACTTGCCCCAAATCAGTGTAGCGTGTGCCTGCGGGTGTTAAGCTGCCCAAGAGCATTGCGTCTGCACCAGGCTACTCATTTAGGTGAGCGACCCTTCCCCTGCAAGCTATGTGGTCGTTCCTTCTCAACAAAAGGAAGCCTTCGAGCACACCTTGCCACCCATCGAGCCCGCCCACCAAACAGTCGTGCCCAGAATTCCTGCCCCTTATGCCAACGGAAGTTTACCAATGCCCTTGTCCTGCAACATCATATCCGCATGCATTTAGGAGGACAGCTACCACCAGAGGACATGCCTGATACTTCAACAGAATGTGATACTTTGTCCCATTCCCAATCTATTGAGCTCTCTGCTTCAGAGATAAGCCCTAGCATGGATGTTCAGTTACTACATGATGATCTACAGTCAGTTTCAGATTCTAGATATACCGAATCCCTTGCTGTGAGCACTGCTCCCACAGTATGTCCTGTAACCTCCAGCCTACCTGCTTCATTTAGCTCAGGTCGTATACCACCTTTCAACCTAAGCCCTGACCCCTCCTTGAATCCAACTCCCCATTCACCTCCAACATTCAGACCTGATCCCCCTGAGCTTTCTCTCAGTGTATCTTCTCCAGTAGAATCTGCAGCATCACTTGTCCCTCCTGCCACCCAGTCAGCATCAGCAACAACTGGTCCTTCTGCAACTAATGAActatcttttgaactttccagcAACACTGCCTCCTTGGAAGATAAAAAGATGTCTGCTCTAATGAAAGCCAGTCCACAAAGAGATGACTGTGAACTCAGTGAAAATATATCTCTCTCACCTATTTCTTGCTCTGGATCCAGATCAAATCTGGAGGATCTTCTTGGTATACAAGCTCAAAATGCATCCAGGATTCCTAGGCCACATTCAGCATCAACACCACCTTCTCTTCTTGCGCTGAGATCTGAGAGTGTGTCTTCTCATACGGTACGCCTAGAGGAGCCTGACCAAAGCCTTGTCCAAACATCCAAATCAATCCCccaagaggaagaaaagacagatgataaaatacataaaacaccaAAGAATGGTCAAAGGGCAACTCCAGATTTGAGTATTAATGCAGATATGGTGTCAGACACTGCAGACAAGACAAATGAGGATGCAGCTGAGACTGAGGAGCCTGACATACATGTGCAGAAGATCATAAAGGAAACTCACTCTAGTTCAACCGCAAAGGATAAAGTGGACCTTAAAGATACAACAGGAACTGAAATGGACAAAACAGACTCAACTGTATGCATATCAATGACTCCCAGTCTTCcacctcccatgccagagaAAAAAATCTACCACTGTTCTGAATGTGGAAAAGAGTATGCAAGTCGCAGTGGACTCAAG GGACATATGAAGCACCATGGAGGAGTTGTCAAGGCACCTCGAGCTCCTGCAAGGACCAAGGGCCCAGAGAGAGTGTCGCATCATGAGCGCTCACAAACTCACCACCTTGCAACCTTCCTGCCACCAGGGCATCAATGA
- the sall2 gene encoding sal-like protein 1 isoform X2, which yields MTTQTLYDVIYPNFTNSRERLSSAEEQLAVKSLTSTLAKNSSCSSTYSTTQSCQSTLIPSPPIERLTTPSLTRPNHPIFNIPCQPIQFPLNLTESQLSHIPDIPSHSTNQTITTTAPTVLSTHNHTHSPMASPKLGVSATTTSSSSSSTAASLCVPPYPGSPSSMPQGPPSPVTPSSSPSTVPSAPACAPVSIAFILEELRVLQQRQIHQMQMTEEICRQVLRLGGGSCEVDSKPFILPSLPQLCLKSSDNNPRPSRPKSSPPPTSVAPLLACFSSLLPPQTTSKSSKHAHPLLNVLRPHKAQYDSGVVSPANFTNHTSAATSSSVSSPAASNYPLTLSLGLSSQKSSNTTGASGNSSLTFPNQSLPAAAVPSAPSQDTKLSGQGGTPVLSSGRMQHACRFCRKLFSSDSSLQIHLRSHTGERPYQCPVCFSRFTTRGNLKVHFLRHREQNPELSFSLFPCSLFASITGGSMGGSAQKQTITSTNTNAIQKHQKQQEDDLCGDSLEGTTASTRATTSSLPPSIDLALLTTAHSLLQLNRAAAAAAAAASTSTTSSITSSSSSSSLASTLLSSPASSTSSIAGVYKGVKQQCFDENTPPIPTLLPHSAYSQLANLPKIFFPASSTHHLPGHGFLRQTTPAGSFLPSPQQHIPFPFTASSTAPSISTPTSDTSKLQRLVEKLEKEPHSQSHWVSSIGETSTSSHSVASALSYSTSGLMSTSTFSTNVVTSLPSSTIQIPSSLFSKESPYLGLMNSAGTLAPNQCSVCLRVLSCPRALRLHQATHLGERPFPCKLCGRSFSTKGSLRAHLATHRARPPNSRAQNSCPLCQRKFTNALVLQHHIRMHLGGQLPPEDMPDTSTECDTLSHSQSIELSASEISPSMDVQLLHDDLQSVSDSRYTESLAVSTAPTVCPVTSSLPASFSSGRIPPFNLSPDPSLNPTPHSPPTFRPDPPELSLSVSSPVESAASLVPPATQSASATTGPSATNELSFELSSNTASLEDKKMSALMKASPQRDDCELSENISLSPISCSGSRSNLEDLLGIQAQNASRIPRPHSASTPPSLLALRSESVSSHTVRLEEPDQSLVQTSKSIPQEEEKTDDKIHKTPKNGQRATPDLSINADMVSDTADKTNEDAAETEEPDIHVQKIIKETHSSSTAKDKVDLKDTTGTEMDKTDSTVCISMTPSLPPPMPEKKIYHCSECGKEYASRSGLKGHMKHHGGVVKAPRAPARTKGPERVSHHERSQTHHLATFLPPGHQ from the exons ATGACGACCCAGACACTGTACGACGTAATCTATCCTAATTTTACAAACAGCCGTGAAAGATTATCGTCTGCTG AGGAGCAGTTGGCAGTGAAGTCCCTCACCTCTACTCTTGCAAAGAACTCTTCCTGCTCTTCCACATACTCTACAACTCAAAGCTGTCAATCAACCTTAATCCCAAGTCCACCAATTGAGAGGCTCACAACACCTTCTCTGACCAGACCAAACCATCCTATCTTTAACATCCCCTGCCAGCCCATACAATTTCCCTTAAACCTAACAGAGTCTCAACTTTCCCATATCCCTGACATCCCATCCCATTCTACTAATCAGACTATCACTACCACTGCACCAACTGTGCTCTCTACCCACAACCACACTCACTCACCCATGGCTTCTCCAAAGTTAGGTGTGTCAGCAACCACAACCTCTTCTTCATCCTCCTCCACTGCTGCTTCTCTCTGTGTGCCTCCATATCCTGGAAGCCCCAGTTCTATGCCTCAGGGTCCCCCAAGTCCAGTTACACCCTCTTCCAGCCCAAGCACAGTCCCTTCAGCCCCAGCATGTGCACCCGTCAGTATTGCTTTCATCTTGGAGGAGCTACGTGTGCTGCAGCAGAGGCAAATCCATCAAATGCAGATGACTGAGGAAATCTGTCGGCAAGTATTGAGACTGGGAGGAGGATCTTGTGAAGTGGATTCAAAGCCTTTCATACTACCATCGCTGCCACAGCTCTGTTTAAAAAGTTCTGATAACAACCCCAGACCCTCACGACCAAAGTCATCACCTCCCCCTACCTCTGTGGCCCCTCTTTTGGCCTGTTTCTCATCCCTGCTACCCCCTCAGACCACCTCTAAGTCCTCTAAACATGCCCACCCTCTCTTGAATGTCTTGCGCCCCCATAAGGCACAATATGACAGTGGGGTAGTTTCTCCAGCAAACTTCACCAATCATACAAGTGCTGCCACATCCTCATCAGTATCCTCACCTGCTGCCTCAAACTATCCACTCACACTTTCCCTTGGCCTATCGTCGCAAAAATCCTCTAACACCACAGGAGCCAGTGGAAACAGTAGTCTTACCTTCCCAAACCAGTCTCTCCCAGCAGCTGCTGTCCCTTCTGCCCCCTCACAGGATACAAAACTCTCTGGTCAAGGAGGTACGCCTGTCTTATCATCTGGGCGCATGCAGCATGCATGCCGATTTTGCCGGAAACTCTTCAGCAGCGATTCATCCCTGCAAATACACTTGCGTTCACACACAGGGGAGCGTCCTTACCAGTGCCctgtatgtttcagtcgattCACCACACGAGGGAACCTCAAGGTCCACTTCTTGCGTCATCGTGAGCAAAACCCTGAACTCTCTTTTTCGTTGTTTCCCTGCTCACTTTTTGCGTCTATAACTGGGGGATCAATGGGAGGAtcagcacaaaaacaaacgaTCACCTCCACCAATACAAATGCTATTCAGAAGCATCAGAAACAACAAGAGGATGATCTGTGTGGTGACAGTCTTGAGGGCACTACTGCCTCAACACGTGCCACAACCTCATCTCTGCCTCCTAGTATTGATTTGGCTCTGCTGACCACTGCACACTCTCTCCTTCAACTCAACCGTGCTGCTGCGGCTGCGGCTGCTGCAGCCTCCACATCCACTACCTCCTCAATaacatcttcatcatcatcctcctctCTGGCCTCCACCCTTCTTTCATCTCCTGCCTCATCCACCTCCTCCATTGCTGGGGTATATAAAGGAGTGAAACAACAGTGCTTTGATGAGAACACCCCACCCATACCTACTCTGCTCCCCCATTCTGCTTACTCACAGCTTGCCAACTTACCCAAAATCTTCTTCCCAGCATCTTCCACTCACCATCTTCCAGGCCATGGGTTTCTCAGGCAGACAACTCCAGCCGGGTCATTCCTGCCATCCCCGCAACAACATATCCCGTTCCCATTCACAGCTTCATCCACTGCCCCTTCCATCTCCACCCCAACCTCGGACACATCAAAGCTGCAGAGACTGGTGGAAAAGTTAGAGAAAGAACCACATAGTCAATCACACTGGGTTTCATCCATTGGGGAGACTTCTACCAGCAGCCACAGTGTAGCAAGTGCATTAAGCTATAGCACCAGTGGTTTAATGAGCACAAGTACATTCAGTACAAATGTGGTCACCTCACTTCCATCATCTACAATCCAAATACCATCATCCCTCTTCAGCAAGGAGTCACCTTACCTGGGACTTATGAACTCTGCTGGGACACTTGCCCCAAATCAGTGTAGCGTGTGCCTGCGGGTGTTAAGCTGCCCAAGAGCATTGCGTCTGCACCAGGCTACTCATTTAGGTGAGCGACCCTTCCCCTGCAAGCTATGTGGTCGTTCCTTCTCAACAAAAGGAAGCCTTCGAGCACACCTTGCCACCCATCGAGCCCGCCCACCAAACAGTCGTGCCCAGAATTCCTGCCCCTTATGCCAACGGAAGTTTACCAATGCCCTTGTCCTGCAACATCATATCCGCATGCATTTAGGAGGACAGCTACCACCAGAGGACATGCCTGATACTTCAACAGAATGTGATACTTTGTCCCATTCCCAATCTATTGAGCTCTCTGCTTCAGAGATAAGCCCTAGCATGGATGTTCAGTTACTACATGATGATCTACAGTCAGTTTCAGATTCTAGATATACCGAATCCCTTGCTGTGAGCACTGCTCCCACAGTATGTCCTGTAACCTCCAGCCTACCTGCTTCATTTAGCTCAGGTCGTATACCACCTTTCAACCTAAGCCCTGACCCCTCCTTGAATCCAACTCCCCATTCACCTCCAACATTCAGACCTGATCCCCCTGAGCTTTCTCTCAGTGTATCTTCTCCAGTAGAATCTGCAGCATCACTTGTCCCTCCTGCCACCCAGTCAGCATCAGCAACAACTGGTCCTTCTGCAACTAATGAActatcttttgaactttccagcAACACTGCCTCCTTGGAAGATAAAAAGATGTCTGCTCTAATGAAAGCCAGTCCACAAAGAGATGACTGTGAACTCAGTGAAAATATATCTCTCTCACCTATTTCTTGCTCTGGATCCAGATCAAATCTGGAGGATCTTCTTGGTATACAAGCTCAAAATGCATCCAGGATTCCTAGGCCACATTCAGCATCAACACCACCTTCTCTTCTTGCGCTGAGATCTGAGAGTGTGTCTTCTCATACGGTACGCCTAGAGGAGCCTGACCAAAGCCTTGTCCAAACATCCAAATCAATCCCccaagaggaagaaaagacagatgataaaatacataaaacaccaAAGAATGGTCAAAGGGCAACTCCAGATTTGAGTATTAATGCAGATATGGTGTCAGACACTGCAGACAAGACAAATGAGGATGCAGCTGAGACTGAGGAGCCTGACATACATGTGCAGAAGATCATAAAGGAAACTCACTCTAGTTCAACCGCAAAGGATAAAGTGGACCTTAAAGATACAACAGGAACTGAAATGGACAAAACAGACTCAACTGTATGCATATCAATGACTCCCAGTCTTCcacctcccatgccagagaAAAAAATCTACCACTGTTCTGAATGTGGAAAAGAGTATGCAAGTCGCAGTGGACTCAAG GGACATATGAAGCACCATGGAGGAGTTGTCAAGGCACCTCGAGCTCCTGCAAGGACCAAGGGCCCAGAGAGAGTGTCGCATCATGAGCGCTCACAAACTCACCACCTTGCAACCTTCCTGCCACCAGGGCATCAATGA
- the LOC127494070 gene encoding uncharacterized protein LOC127494070 encodes METGEDSDRHENCSSHPEIKVIVIGSKFEYKCSAANTILGHYECKVGKEIVESEKKHGMNQNRSVTLVMTPGWWRSSTLAESAKYIQMEIVHSLKLCPAPHAFLLVINLHTTFTEMHLNGVVEHMEILGEQIWNHTIVLLMHNDKTQRHADNKKLIERAGQELDIVIKKCGNRVHVFNYTDSKGINVEKLFHEIESLVAEHEGQGFKIDSKLFEEMEEKRRKVKKRAEERAIEVKTKILTLKERLSEISIPELRIVLMGGNIVGKTSVRNTILKIKQEKNMSKKCVMSKGEVDKQTVILIDTPGWWPYASVKETSEPVKQEIRSSVTMCPPGPHAVLLVLQSGVSFTEAHRRAVKEHMQLLGRNVWKYCIVVFTKGDWMGTPTIEEHIESEGEALQWLINKCGNRYHVLNNMEWGDEKQVRELMEKVVMMARGNTEFLTPVEGGMEERDSGWGSNMSDLDKLERGSLNLDQPEMHEEDYITKWLENTDTGFDYCHLPDVSEDISEDVKQNSTDGLQRNIQKIKLD; translated from the exons ATGGAGACAGGAGAGGACTCAGATCGTCATGAGA ATTGTTCATCTCATCCAGAGATAAAGGTCATTGTAATAGGTAGTAAATTTGAATACAAATGCAGTGCAGCTAATACCATTCTTGGTCATTATGAGTGTAAAGTGGGAAAAGAGATAGTCGAGAGTGAGAAGAAACACGGGATGAATCAGAACAGGTCAGTTACTTTGGTAATGACACCAGGATGGTGGAGGAGCTCCACACTGGCAGAGAGTGCAAAATACATACAGATGGAGATTGTGCACAGTTTAAAACTGTGTCCTGCTCCACATGCCTTCCTTCTAGTCATCAATCTGCACACAACATTCACAGAAATGCACTTAAACGGTGTTGTTGAACACATGGAGATTCTGGGTGAGCAGATCTGGAATCACACCATCGTTCTGCTCATGCATAACGACAAAACACAGAGACATGCAGATAACAAGAAGCTCATTGAGAGAGCAGGACAAGAGCTTGATATTGTAATAAAGAAGTGTGGGAACAGAGTTCATGTCTTCAATTATACTGACAGCAAGGGGATAAATGTGGAAAAACTGTTTCATGAGATCGAGAGCTTGGTAGCAGAGCATGAAGGACAGGGCTTCAAAATTGACAGCAAACTGTTTGAAGAAATGGAGGAAAAGAGAAGGAAAGTGAAGAAACGAGCTGAAGAGAGAGCGATCGAAGTAAAAACAAAGATCCTAACCTTGAAAGAACGTCTATCAG AGATATCTATCCCAGAGTTAAGGATCGTTTTGATGGGTGGCAATATTGTTGGGAAGACCTCAGTGAGGAACACCATTCTGAAAATTAAACAAGAGAAGAACATGTCAAAAAAGTGCGTGATGAGCAAAGGAGAGGTTGACAAACAAACAGTCATTTTGATTGACACTCCTGGATGGTGGCCGTACGCGTCTGTGAAGGAGACTTCAGAGCCAGTCAAGCAGGAGATCAGGTCAAGTGTTACGATGTGTCCACCAGGACCTCATGCAGTTTTGCTGGTTCTTCAGTCTGGTGTCTCCTTCACTGAGGCACACAGGAGGGCTGTCAAAGAGCACATGCAGCTCCTGGGTCGAAATGTCTGGAAATACTGTATAGTTGTGTTCACTAAGGGCGACTGGATGGGGACGCCTACGATTGAAGAGCACATTGAGAGTGAAGGAGAGGCTCTACAGTGGCTGATCAATAAATGTGGAAACAGGTACCATGTACTAAACAACATGGAGTGGGGTGATGAGAAACAGGTCAGAGAGTTGATGGAGAAAGTAGTGATGATGGCCAGAGGAAACACAGAGTTTTTGACACCTGTGGAAGGAGGAATGGAGGAGAGAGACAGTGGATGGGGATCTAACATGTCAGACCTAGACAAGCTCGAGAGAGGAAGCTTAAATCTGGATCAACCTGAGA TGCATGAAGAAGACTACATTACAAAATGGCTTGAAAATACAGACACTGGGTTTGACTACTGCCACTTACCAGATGTTTCTGAGGACATTTCAGAGGATGTCAAACAAAACAGTACTGATGGCTTGCAGAGGAatatacagaaaataaaattagattag